The following proteins are encoded in a genomic region of Ignavibacteria bacterium:
- a CDS encoding prohibitin family protein, which yields MLFIILVLVTIVSLGTWTNARRKYSREHNEAYKNRASVSGLVSFIAAVIALSQCYTVVPAGNIGVVDFFGNVSENTLKAGIRFVNPLARVIKFSVKTQEGKEEMEVPTKEGLTVKLEASVLYHLNPETAAEVYKTVGEDYIGVILLPQFRSVVRGVTAMYEAKALYTSARESLSAVILLDVAKIVAPRGIIVESIPLRRLTLPDKLSASIEEKLRMEQESQRMQFVLQKESQEAERKRIEAQGIADFQKIISSGLSDQLLKWKGIEATMKIAESPNTKVVIVGSGKDGLPIILGDK from the coding sequence ATGTTATTTATTATTTTAGTGTTGGTAACAATTGTTTCTCTTGGTACTTGGACAAACGCGCGAAGAAAATATTCCCGCGAACATAACGAAGCGTATAAAAACCGTGCATCAGTTTCTGGGCTTGTATCGTTCATTGCAGCAGTCATTGCGTTGAGTCAATGCTACACCGTTGTTCCCGCAGGAAATATTGGCGTCGTAGATTTCTTCGGAAACGTTTCGGAGAACACGTTGAAAGCGGGAATTAGGTTTGTAAATCCACTTGCGCGTGTAATAAAATTTTCCGTGAAAACCCAAGAAGGCAAAGAAGAAATGGAAGTTCCGACAAAAGAAGGACTCACGGTTAAATTAGAAGCAAGCGTATTGTATCATTTAAATCCTGAAACCGCCGCAGAAGTATACAAAACAGTTGGCGAAGATTATATCGGAGTTATCTTACTTCCGCAGTTTCGTTCTGTCGTACGCGGCGTTACAGCAATGTACGAAGCCAAAGCACTGTACACTTCAGCGAGAGAAAGTCTTTCAGCAGTCATACTTCTCGATGTAGCAAAAATAGTTGCTCCCCGTGGAATTATTGTTGAATCAATTCCGCTGCGCCGATTAACACTTCCCGATAAACTTTCCGCATCCATTGAAGAAAAATTGCGAATGGAACAGGAAAGCCAGCGAATGCAATTTGTTCTTCAGAAAGAATCGCAGGAAGCAGAACGAAAACGCATCGAAGCGCAGGGCATTGCAGATTTTCAAAAAATTATTTCCTCAGGTCTCAGCGACCAACTCTTAAAATGGAAAGGCATTGAAGCAACGATGAAAATTGCTGAATCGCCTAATACAAAAGTAGTTATCGTCGGAAGTGGAAAAGACGGTTTGCCGATAATTCTTGGCGATAAATAA